A stretch of the Aureibacillus halotolerans genome encodes the following:
- a CDS encoding CtsR family transcriptional regulator — protein MKNISDIIEDYLKQVFQLSENDAVEIRRHEIADRFQCVPSQINYVIKTRFTVEKGYIVESKRGGGGYIRITKIEHEDHLHMLDQMLRLIEGNGCTQASAGHILGRLYEEGALSKRECQILLNLMDRSVLDLPIEQRDILRGRMLQSILQTLKYKM, from the coding sequence ATGAAAAACATCTCAGACATCATAGAAGACTACCTTAAACAAGTTTTTCAGTTATCTGAGAACGATGCGGTAGAAATTAGGCGGCATGAAATAGCAGATCGTTTTCAGTGCGTACCCTCTCAAATTAATTATGTGATTAAAACAAGGTTCACTGTGGAAAAGGGCTATATTGTTGAAAGTAAACGTGGCGGTGGAGGCTACATTCGGATTACGAAGATTGAGCATGAGGACCACCTGCATATGCTAGATCAAATGCTACGATTGATCGAAGGAAACGGATGTACTCAAGCGTCAGCGGGGCATATTCTTGGCCGTTTATATGAGGAAGGGGCATTGAGCAAGCGTGAGTGTCAGATTTTATTGAATCTCATGGATCGTTCTGTGCTTGATTTGCCGATAGAACAACGGGATATATTACGAGGCAGAATGCTTCAATCTATTCTGCAAACTCTTAAATATAAAATGTAA
- a CDS encoding UvrB/UvrC motif-containing protein, translating into MECEVCHQRSATVHFTQIINHEKWEKHLCEVCAQEREDQPSQGHHQGYTIQDLLSGIFGYGQDAFAFHKQKQHVTSNEPLCPKCNMTYARFLKTGKFGCAQCYDTFKDRLDPVLRRVHAGNTTHKGKIPKRAGQELNVKRQITELKTAIHELIDKEEFEKAAVLRDEIRSLQGKLKEGDQ; encoded by the coding sequence ATGGAGTGCGAAGTTTGTCATCAACGCTCCGCTACAGTTCATTTTACACAAATTATTAATCATGAGAAATGGGAGAAACATTTGTGTGAGGTATGCGCTCAGGAGCGAGAAGACCAACCGTCTCAAGGGCATCACCAAGGTTATACCATTCAAGATTTATTATCAGGCATCTTTGGTTACGGACAGGACGCATTCGCGTTTCATAAGCAGAAACAGCACGTCACGTCGAATGAGCCTCTTTGTCCAAAATGCAATATGACCTATGCACGTTTCCTCAAAACAGGAAAATTCGGCTGTGCCCAATGCTATGATACGTTTAAAGACCGATTAGATCCTGTTTTACGACGTGTTCATGCAGGGAATACAACACATAAAGGGAAAATTCCAAAGCGTGCAGGACAGGAATTAAACGTAAAACGGCAAATCACTGAGTTAAAAACGGCCATTCACGAGCTTATCGATAAAGAAGAGTTTGAAAAAGCCGCGGTTCTTAGAGATGAAATTCGTTCCTTACAAGGGAAGTTGAAGGAAGGGGATCAGTAA
- a CDS encoding protein arginine kinase, which produces MSLHKFIQQALSPWHLKGGPDSDIVMSSRIRYARNLNRYSFPTVAGSEELQNVLNQAKTNVMPHEYGDVGRLSMLEMSDLKNIEKRVLMEKQLISPNLAGSEKSSAVLLSDEENISLMVNEEDHFRLQCLFPGFQLTEALAAANQMDDILENHLEYAYDEEKGYLTSCPTNVGTGMRASVMMHLPALIMSGRMNTIISAINQLGIAVRGIYGEGSEAQGNVFQVSNQLTLGKSEEDIVDDLQSVVYELIQKEREMRGAMLDTSRVQLEDRVWRSYGILSHSRVIQSAEAASCLSDVRLGIDLGFIDGLSQSILSEVMILMQPGFLQQYANEALEPKERDIRRATLIRERVKLEKI; this is translated from the coding sequence ATGTCGTTGCATAAGTTTATTCAACAGGCGTTAAGTCCCTGGCATCTAAAGGGAGGGCCCGATAGTGATATTGTCATGAGCTCCCGTATCCGCTATGCCAGGAACCTGAATCGTTATTCCTTCCCGACCGTTGCAGGAAGCGAGGAATTGCAAAACGTTCTAAACCAAGCGAAAACAAATGTAATGCCCCATGAGTATGGGGATGTTGGGCGTTTGTCTATGCTAGAAATGAGCGACCTTAAAAATATTGAAAAGCGTGTCCTGATGGAAAAACAGCTCATATCTCCCAATTTGGCTGGATCAGAGAAATCCTCAGCAGTATTGCTGTCTGACGAAGAAAACATTAGTTTGATGGTGAATGAGGAAGATCATTTTCGTTTGCAGTGCTTGTTCCCTGGTTTTCAGCTGACGGAAGCGTTGGCTGCAGCCAATCAAATGGATGACATCTTAGAAAATCATTTGGAGTACGCATATGATGAGGAAAAAGGATACTTAACAAGCTGTCCAACCAATGTTGGCACAGGCATGAGAGCATCCGTAATGATGCACCTTCCCGCACTAATCATGAGTGGAAGAATGAATACGATTATATCAGCAATTAATCAGCTAGGCATTGCGGTTCGTGGAATTTATGGAGAAGGCTCTGAAGCCCAGGGAAATGTATTTCAAGTGTCGAATCAATTAACATTAGGAAAATCTGAAGAAGACATCGTTGACGATCTGCAAAGTGTAGTTTATGAGCTGATCCAAAAGGAACGGGAAATGCGAGGCGCTATGCTCGATACATCTCGGGTTCAATTGGAAGACAGAGTGTGGAGGTCCTATGGCATTTTGTCACACAGCCGTGTCATTCAAAGTGCTGAGGCTGCTAGCTGTTTATCAGATGTAAGGCTAGGCATAGACCTTGGTTTCATTGACGGTCTGTCTCAGAGTATACTTAGCGAAGTAATGATTCTAATGCAGCCGGGGTTTCTTCAGCAGTATGCGAACGAGGCCCTCGAACCAAAAGAAAGAGACATTCGAAGAGCCACATTGATTCGAGAACGTGTAAAGCTCGAAAAGATTTAA
- the clpC gene encoding ATP-dependent protease ATP-binding subunit ClpC, with translation MMFGRFTERAQKVLALAQEEAVRLGHNNIGTEHILLGLVREGEGIAAKALSALGLGAEKIQNEVEALIGMGQEASQTIHYTPRAKKVIELSMDEARKLGHSYVGTEHILLGLIREGEGVAARVLNNLGVSLNKARQQVLQLLGSNEGGSGSQAGSAASASTPTLDSLARDLTAIAREDHLDPVIGRGKEIQRVIEVLSRRTKNNPVLIGEPGVGKTAVAEGLAQQIIQNEVPEILRDKRVMTLDMGTVVAGTKYRGEFEDRLKKVMDEIRQAGNIVLFIDELHTLIGAGGAEGAIDASNILKPSLARGELQCIGATTLDEYRKYIEKDAALERRFQPIQVNEPTTDQSIQILQGLRDRYEAHHRVTITDEAIEEAVALSDRYISDRFLPDKAIDLIDEAAAKVRLRSYTAPPDMKELEQKLESIRKEKDASVQSQEFEKAASLRDTEQRLREELEETKKTWKEKQGQENSEVTKEDIALVVSSWTGVPVSKIAQEETERLLNMENILHNRVVGQDDAVNAVAKAVRRARAGLKDPKRPIGSFIFLGPTGIGKSELARALAESMFGDEENMIRIDMSEYMEKHSTSRLVGSPPGYVGHEEGGQLTEKVRQKPYSVILLDEIEKAHPEVFNILLQVLEDGRLTDSKGRTVDFRNTIVIMTSNVGASELKRNAYVGFNLQDTGQDYKEMKSKVMEELKRSFRPEFLNRIDETIVFHALRKEHVKEIAQMMVKQLQKRLLDQNIDFHMTPAALDKVAEEGTDLEYGARPLRRALQKQVEDRLSDELLKGNIEKGQKITLGVEKGEFVVRTEKPVASKS, from the coding sequence ATGATGTTTGGACGATTTACAGAACGTGCGCAAAAAGTGCTCGCGTTAGCACAAGAGGAAGCCGTACGTTTAGGACATAACAATATTGGCACAGAACATATTCTGCTAGGCTTGGTCCGCGAAGGCGAAGGCATCGCAGCAAAAGCTTTATCCGCTCTTGGACTAGGCGCAGAAAAAATACAAAATGAAGTCGAAGCGTTAATTGGGATGGGGCAGGAAGCATCTCAAACGATTCATTATACACCTCGTGCAAAAAAGGTCATTGAGCTATCAATGGATGAGGCCAGAAAGCTTGGTCATTCCTACGTGGGCACAGAGCATATATTGCTTGGATTGATTCGCGAAGGTGAGGGTGTTGCTGCGCGTGTATTGAATAATCTTGGTGTCAGTCTCAACAAAGCACGCCAGCAAGTACTCCAGCTTCTAGGAAGCAATGAAGGAGGAAGTGGTAGTCAGGCAGGCTCTGCGGCGAGTGCAAGCACGCCTACGTTAGATAGCCTGGCGCGTGATCTTACCGCCATCGCTCGTGAAGACCATCTTGATCCTGTGATTGGCCGAGGAAAAGAAATCCAGCGTGTTATTGAAGTCCTCAGTCGACGCACAAAGAACAATCCAGTTTTAATTGGCGAACCAGGGGTTGGGAAAACCGCTGTTGCAGAAGGGCTCGCTCAACAAATTATTCAAAATGAAGTTCCAGAGATATTACGCGATAAGCGTGTGATGACGCTAGACATGGGTACCGTTGTGGCGGGTACGAAATACCGTGGTGAATTCGAGGATCGTCTCAAAAAAGTGATGGATGAAATTCGCCAGGCAGGTAACATTGTTCTTTTCATTGATGAGCTTCACACGCTTATTGGTGCAGGCGGTGCAGAGGGGGCAATTGATGCTTCCAACATTTTAAAACCATCCTTGGCACGCGGGGAGTTGCAATGTATTGGTGCCACGACCCTAGATGAGTACCGGAAGTATATTGAAAAGGACGCGGCCCTTGAACGTCGCTTCCAGCCGATTCAAGTCAACGAACCGACAACGGATCAGTCTATCCAAATTCTTCAAGGGTTGCGTGATCGTTATGAAGCCCACCACCGTGTGACGATTACCGATGAAGCTATTGAGGAAGCCGTTGCGCTATCAGATCGTTACATTTCTGATCGTTTTCTTCCGGACAAAGCCATTGACCTCATTGATGAGGCGGCTGCCAAAGTCCGCTTGCGTTCGTATACAGCACCACCTGATATGAAAGAGCTTGAACAAAAGCTAGAGTCGATTCGCAAGGAAAAGGACGCGTCAGTGCAAAGCCAGGAATTTGAGAAGGCAGCGTCGCTTCGCGATACAGAGCAGCGTTTACGTGAAGAGCTTGAAGAGACGAAAAAAACGTGGAAGGAAAAGCAGGGGCAAGAAAACTCAGAAGTCACCAAAGAAGACATTGCCCTTGTGGTTTCCAGCTGGACGGGTGTGCCCGTATCAAAAATCGCCCAAGAAGAAACGGAACGTCTCTTAAATATGGAAAACATTTTGCATAACCGGGTCGTTGGGCAGGATGATGCAGTCAATGCAGTCGCGAAGGCCGTACGCCGCGCAAGAGCAGGCTTGAAGGATCCGAAGCGTCCGATTGGCTCGTTTATCTTCTTAGGCCCAACAGGGATCGGGAAATCCGAGCTCGCGCGTGCGCTTGCTGAATCCATGTTTGGCGACGAAGAAAACATGATCCGGATCGACATGTCCGAATACATGGAGAAGCATTCCACTTCTAGACTCGTTGGATCACCTCCAGGCTATGTTGGTCATGAGGAAGGTGGGCAGCTGACGGAAAAAGTTCGCCAAAAGCCTTACTCAGTCATTTTGCTTGATGAAATCGAAAAGGCGCATCCAGAAGTGTTCAATATTTTGCTTCAGGTTCTAGAAGATGGTCGTCTCACCGATTCAAAAGGGCGGACGGTTGATTTTAGAAACACGATCGTTATTATGACATCAAACGTTGGGGCGAGTGAGTTAAAACGCAATGCGTATGTTGGTTTTAACCTCCAGGATACGGGTCAGGACTATAAAGAAATGAAAAGCAAGGTGATGGAGGAGCTCAAGCGCTCGTTCCGTCCAGAGTTTCTTAACCGTATTGACGAGACGATTGTGTTCCATGCGTTACGCAAGGAGCATGTGAAGGAAATCGCGCAAATGATGGTGAAGCAGCTACAAAAACGCTTGCTTGACCAGAACATTGATTTCCATATGACACCTGCAGCACTTGACAAGGTAGCTGAAGAAGGCACTGATTTAGAGTACGGCGCACGTCCGCTACGTCGAGCTCTACAGAAACAGGTTGAAGATCGCTTGTCTGATGAGCTTCTCAAAGGCAACATTGAAAAAGGCCAGAAAATTACCTTAGGTGTGGAAAAAGGCGAGTTTGTTGTTCGCACAGAAAAACCAGTTGCTTCAAAATCATAA
- the radA gene encoding DNA repair protein RadA produces MAKTTTQFVCQDCGYVSPKWMGKCPACQAWNTLVEFREAKAGRGSSRGHFTTGDTNVSAKPTSITAVETIKEPRFMIEMNEMNRVLGGGVVPGSLVLIGGDPGIGKSTLLLQISAQAARSSQKVLYVSGEESQKQTKLRADRLHILEKELYIMSETNLTFILQAVEEAQPTMVVIDSIQTVYHDEITSAPGSVSQVRECTAELMKLAKTKGIAIFIVGHVTKEGAIAGPRLLEHMVDAVLYFEGERHHAYRILRAVKNRFGSTNEMGIFEMKEEGLKEVTNPSEIFLEERSKGASGSTVVASMEGTRPMLVEIQSLISPTAFGNPRRMATGMDHNRVSLIMAVLEKRMGMLLQHQDAYLKVAGGVKLDEPAVDLAVAVSIASSFRDHQCRAGDILIGEVGLTGEVRRVSRIEQRVQEAAKLGFERVILPARNMSGWQPPNTIEVVGVETVEEAMQHALGGA; encoded by the coding sequence TTGGCAAAAACAACTACGCAGTTTGTGTGCCAGGATTGTGGCTACGTATCACCAAAATGGATGGGGAAATGCCCAGCTTGCCAGGCATGGAATACGCTCGTCGAGTTTCGTGAGGCGAAAGCGGGTCGGGGGAGTTCAAGGGGCCACTTCACAACAGGGGATACGAATGTATCCGCTAAGCCAACATCCATTACAGCTGTTGAAACGATAAAAGAACCGCGTTTTATGATTGAGATGAACGAAATGAATCGCGTCTTAGGTGGCGGTGTTGTGCCAGGCTCTTTAGTGCTTATCGGCGGAGATCCGGGCATAGGGAAGTCAACCCTATTATTGCAGATCTCGGCACAGGCAGCGAGAAGCTCACAGAAGGTATTGTATGTGTCAGGAGAAGAATCTCAGAAACAAACGAAATTAAGAGCCGACCGTCTGCATATTCTAGAAAAAGAGCTGTATATTATGTCTGAGACAAACCTTACGTTCATTTTACAAGCGGTGGAAGAGGCGCAGCCGACCATGGTGGTCATCGACTCTATTCAAACCGTTTATCATGATGAGATTACGTCTGCCCCAGGCAGTGTTTCTCAAGTACGAGAATGTACAGCTGAATTGATGAAACTCGCAAAAACCAAAGGCATAGCCATTTTTATTGTCGGGCATGTGACCAAGGAAGGGGCCATTGCTGGGCCGAGACTGTTGGAGCACATGGTGGATGCAGTCCTTTATTTTGAAGGCGAGCGGCATCATGCTTATCGTATTTTGCGAGCGGTTAAAAATCGGTTTGGCTCAACGAATGAGATGGGCATTTTTGAAATGAAAGAGGAAGGTCTAAAAGAGGTAACCAATCCGTCCGAAATTTTCCTTGAGGAGCGATCAAAAGGAGCGTCAGGCTCAACGGTCGTCGCATCTATGGAAGGCACGCGTCCGATGCTTGTTGAAATACAGTCGCTTATATCACCGACAGCTTTTGGAAACCCTAGGCGGATGGCGACGGGGATGGATCATAACCGTGTGTCGCTTATAATGGCTGTGCTTGAAAAGCGAATGGGCATGCTCCTCCAGCATCAGGATGCGTATTTAAAAGTTGCAGGCGGAGTAAAGCTAGATGAACCGGCTGTCGACCTCGCTGTTGCTGTCAGCATAGCCTCAAGTTTTAGGGACCATCAATGTCGGGCAGGGGACATCCTCATAGGTGAAGTTGGTTTGACAGGAGAAGTTCGCCGCGTTTCAAGGATTGAACAACGAGTGCAGGAAGCCGCCAAGCTTGGCTTTGAGCGCGTGATTCTTCCTGCGAGAAATATGAGCGGCTGGCAGCCTCCCAACACAATTGAAGTCGTTGGGGTAGAAACGGTTGAGGAGGCGATGCAGCACGCACTAGGAGGCGCTTAA
- the disA gene encoding DNA integrity scanning diadenylate cyclase DisA, with protein sequence MLGYISPGTPLREGIENVLRANTGGLIVVGYNETMRRLMDGGFRMDCTYTPSALYELAKMDGAIVLTDDGARILYANTQLTPNVSIGTSETGMRHRTAERVSKETGKLVVAISQRRQVITLYRGVEKYVLRDIGVILTKANQAVQTLEKYKIVFDQALTDFSALEFEKLVTLSELLVVVHRIEMLMKIRKEILEYGVELGVEGRLIKLQLKEILSEVEKEALLLLKDYCQTTSTNAQQIIDVLQEGRGATLVKDQVLAKLLGYPSSMENNKMITPAGYRLLSKVPRLPATLAHAIINQFGDFNQIVSSTQEAFTKIEGIGEVRAKAIADGINRLKEQVIMDRSM encoded by the coding sequence ATGCTTGGTTATATATCTCCTGGCACGCCTTTGCGAGAGGGCATTGAAAATGTATTGCGTGCCAATACAGGGGGATTGATCGTTGTTGGTTACAATGAAACAATGCGACGTCTTATGGATGGCGGCTTCCGTATGGATTGTACATACACTCCATCCGCCTTATATGAGCTAGCCAAGATGGACGGAGCAATCGTCCTGACAGATGATGGCGCGCGTATTCTTTATGCCAACACCCAACTCACGCCTAATGTGTCCATTGGAACTTCCGAAACAGGAATGAGGCATCGAACAGCGGAACGTGTATCAAAGGAAACAGGGAAACTAGTTGTCGCCATCTCTCAGCGTCGACAAGTGATTACGCTGTATCGAGGCGTGGAAAAATATGTCCTTCGAGATATAGGTGTCATTCTAACGAAAGCAAACCAGGCGGTACAAACATTAGAAAAGTATAAAATTGTCTTTGATCAAGCTTTAACCGATTTTAGTGCGTTAGAATTTGAAAAGCTCGTTACTTTATCTGAGTTGCTCGTAGTGGTTCATCGAATTGAAATGCTTATGAAAATTCGCAAGGAAATTTTGGAATACGGTGTCGAGCTTGGTGTTGAGGGCCGGCTCATCAAGCTGCAGTTAAAAGAGATTCTTTCTGAAGTAGAAAAGGAAGCCTTGCTGCTTTTAAAGGATTATTGCCAAACAACGAGCACAAATGCACAGCAGATTATTGATGTTTTGCAGGAAGGACGAGGAGCGACATTGGTAAAGGATCAGGTCCTCGCTAAATTGCTTGGTTATCCTTCATCTATGGAAAACAACAAAATGATTACACCAGCGGGTTATCGGCTGTTAAGCAAGGTGCCCCGTTTGCCTGCTACCTTAGCTCATGCAATTATTAACCAATTTGGCGATTTCAATCAAATTGTATCCAGTACGCAGGAGGCATTCACGAAAATTGAAGGTATAGGTGAGGTGCGTGCAAAAGCGATCGCAGACGGCATTAACCGCTTAAAAGAGCAGGTCATAATGGATCGTTCAATGTAA
- a CDS encoding PIN/TRAM domain-containing protein — translation MLMNTVRLFWVVIGGSLGYLYYPEIVIRMTDQVMDGWLYSPYLGLVLGALILFLLTFRISRSMATGIRMLEEKLVGAPVIDVLFGSLGLLVGLFLAFLASLPLHDLGSQLGTMLFSFAVVWLTFILGYLGFRVGYKKRDELYNLFARAQRDKKKVNPDETEDRGHELKILDTSVIIDGRIADICKTGFLEGTLVIPQFVLEELQHIADSSDVLKRNRGRRGLDILNKIQKELKIKVEIYEGDFDDVHEVDSKLVKLAKLVTGVVVTNDFNLNKVCELQNVAVLNINDLANAVKPVVLPGEEMTVQVIKDGKEQNQGVAYLDDGTMIVVEEGRHHIGKRIEVLVTSVLQTSAGRMIFAKPKLLEKAL, via the coding sequence ATGTTAATGAATACAGTTCGGCTGTTTTGGGTCGTCATTGGTGGAAGCCTAGGTTATTTGTATTACCCTGAAATTGTTATCCGTATGACAGATCAAGTGATGGATGGATGGTTGTACTCTCCGTATCTCGGGTTGGTTTTAGGCGCTCTTATACTATTTCTTCTTACATTTCGTATCAGCCGTTCAATGGCAACAGGTATTCGAATGCTTGAAGAGAAGTTAGTAGGTGCACCTGTCATTGATGTCCTGTTTGGAAGCTTAGGACTGCTTGTTGGGTTATTCCTTGCATTTTTGGCATCACTCCCCCTTCACGATCTTGGGAGTCAATTAGGTACGATGCTGTTTTCGTTTGCTGTTGTCTGGCTCACGTTCATTTTAGGCTACTTAGGTTTTCGGGTTGGGTATAAGAAAAGAGATGAATTGTATAATCTATTTGCAAGAGCGCAGCGCGATAAAAAGAAAGTGAACCCGGATGAAACTGAGGATAGGGGTCATGAGCTTAAAATTTTGGATACAAGTGTCATTATAGATGGACGTATTGCGGATATTTGTAAAACGGGGTTCCTTGAAGGGACGTTAGTCATTCCTCAATTTGTCCTAGAGGAATTGCAGCATATAGCAGATTCATCGGATGTACTTAAGCGGAACCGAGGTCGTCGTGGACTTGATATTTTGAATAAAATACAAAAAGAATTAAAAATTAAGGTTGAGATTTACGAAGGCGATTTTGACGATGTTCACGAAGTGGACAGTAAGCTGGTCAAATTAGCCAAGCTTGTCACAGGTGTTGTGGTGACAAATGATTTCAATTTAAATAAAGTATGTGAGCTTCAAAATGTAGCTGTTCTTAATATTAATGACCTTGCCAATGCGGTGAAACCCGTTGTCCTTCCAGGTGAAGAAATGACGGTTCAAGTAATTAAGGATGGGAAAGAACAAAATCAAGGCGTGGCTTATCTTGATGATGGAACGATGATTGTTGTGGAAGAAGGTCGCCATCACATTGGAAAACGAATTGAGGTTCTTGTCACGAGTGTGTTGCAGACGTCTGCAGGTCGTATGATTTTTGCGAAGCCTAAGCTGCTCGAAAAGGCGCTCTAA